From Desmodus rotundus isolate HL8 chromosome 12, HLdesRot8A.1, whole genome shotgun sequence, one genomic window encodes:
- the VASP gene encoding vasodilator-stimulated phosphoprotein isoform X3 — MSESVICSSRATVMLYDDGNKRWLPAGTGPQAFSRVQIYHNPTANSFRVVGRKMQPDQQVVINCSIMRGLKYNQATPNFHQWRDARQVWGLNFSSKEDAAQFAAGMASALEALEGGGPPAPPPPSQPPAAPATWSVQNGPSPEEVEHQKRQPEHVERERRVSNAGGPPAPPAGGPPPPPGPPPPPGPPPPPGLPPSGVSAAGHGAGGGPPPPPPLPTSSGPSGGGTGAPGLAAAIAGAKLRKVSKEEASGGPPAPKAESSRSTGGGLMEEMNAMLARRRKATLVGEKPTKDESANQEEPEARVPAHSEPVRRPWEKNSTTLPRMKSSSSVTTSEAHPSTPSSGDVESDLERVKQELLEEVRKELQKVKEEIIEAFVQELRKRGSP, encoded by the exons ATGAG TGAGTCGGTTATCTGCTCCAGCCGGGCCACTGTGATGCTTTACGATGACGGCAACAAGCGGTGGCTGCCTGCGGGCACAGGCCCCCAGGCCTTCAGCCGAGTCCAGATCTACCACAACCCCACAGCCAATTCCTTCCGGGTGGTCGGCCGGAAGATGCAGCCAGACCAGCAG GTGGTCATCAACTGTTCCATCATGCGGGGTCTCAAGTATAACCAGGCCACCCCCAACTTCCACCAGTGGCGCGACGCCCGCCAGGTCTGGGGCCTCAACTTCAGCAGCAAGGAGGATGCCGCACAGTTCGCCGCAGGCATGGCCAGTGCCCTAGAGGCCTTGGAAG GAGGTGGGCCTCCAGCGCCGCCGCCACCCTCACAGCCACCCGCCGCACCTGCCACCTGGTCTGTCCAGAATGGGCCCTCCCCAGAGGAGGTGGAGCATCAGAAAAG GCAGCCAGAGCACGTGGAGCGGGAGCGCAGGGTCTCCAATGCAG GAGGGCCACCTGCTCCCCCAGCTGGGGGACCGCCCCCGCCTCCAGgacctccccctcctccaggtcctcccccaccccctggcctgcCCCCATCCGGGGTCTCAGCTGCAGGGCATGGAGCAGGGGGaggcccaccccctccaccccctctccccacatcaTCAGGCCCCAGTGGTGGCGGGACTGGGGCCCCCGGCCTGGCCGCAGCCATTGCTGGAGCCAAACTCAGGAAAGTCAGCAAG GAGGAGGCCTCAGgggggcccccagcccccaaagcCGAGAGCAGTCGAAGCACAGGTGGGGGGCTCATGGAAGAGATGAACGCCATGCTGGCCCGGAG AAGGAAAGCCACACTAGTTGGAGAGAAACCCACCAAGGATGAATCTGCCAAT CAGGAGGAGCCAGAGGCCAGAGTCCCAGCCCACAGTG AACCTGTGCGGAGACCCTGGGAGAAAAACAGCACAACCTTGCCAAG GATGAAGTCATCTTCTTCAGTGACCACTTCCGAGGCCCACCCCTCTACACCCAGCTCCGGTGATGTTGAGTCAGACCTGGAAAGGGTGAAGCAG GAGCTTCTGGAAGAGGTGAGGAAGGAATTGCAGAAAGTGAAAGAGGAAATAATTGAAg CCTTTGTCCAGGAGCTGAGGAAGAGGGGTTCCCCCTGA
- the VASP gene encoding vasodilator-stimulated phosphoprotein isoform X4, whose amino-acid sequence MSESVICSSRATVMLYDDGNKRWLPAGTGPQAFSRVQIYHNPTANSFRVVGRKMQPDQQVVINCSIMRGLKYNQATPNFHQWRDARQVWGLNFSSKEDAAQFAAGMASALEALEGGGPPAPPPPSQPPAAPATWSVQNGPSPEEVEHQKRQPEHVERERRVSNAGGPPAPPAGGPPPPPGPPPPPGPPPPPGLPPSGVSAAGHGAGGGPPPPPPLPTSSGPSGGGTGAPGLAAAIAGAKLRKVSKEEASGGPPAPKAESSRSTGGGLMEEMNAMLARRRKATLVGEKPTKDESANEEPEARVPAHSEPVRRPWEKNSTTLPRMKSSSSVTTSEAHPSTPSSGDVESDLERVKQELLEEVRKELQKVKEEIIEAFVQELRKRGSP is encoded by the exons ATGAG TGAGTCGGTTATCTGCTCCAGCCGGGCCACTGTGATGCTTTACGATGACGGCAACAAGCGGTGGCTGCCTGCGGGCACAGGCCCCCAGGCCTTCAGCCGAGTCCAGATCTACCACAACCCCACAGCCAATTCCTTCCGGGTGGTCGGCCGGAAGATGCAGCCAGACCAGCAG GTGGTCATCAACTGTTCCATCATGCGGGGTCTCAAGTATAACCAGGCCACCCCCAACTTCCACCAGTGGCGCGACGCCCGCCAGGTCTGGGGCCTCAACTTCAGCAGCAAGGAGGATGCCGCACAGTTCGCCGCAGGCATGGCCAGTGCCCTAGAGGCCTTGGAAG GAGGTGGGCCTCCAGCGCCGCCGCCACCCTCACAGCCACCCGCCGCACCTGCCACCTGGTCTGTCCAGAATGGGCCCTCCCCAGAGGAGGTGGAGCATCAGAAAAG GCAGCCAGAGCACGTGGAGCGGGAGCGCAGGGTCTCCAATGCAG GAGGGCCACCTGCTCCCCCAGCTGGGGGACCGCCCCCGCCTCCAGgacctccccctcctccaggtcctcccccaccccctggcctgcCCCCATCCGGGGTCTCAGCTGCAGGGCATGGAGCAGGGGGaggcccaccccctccaccccctctccccacatcaTCAGGCCCCAGTGGTGGCGGGACTGGGGCCCCCGGCCTGGCCGCAGCCATTGCTGGAGCCAAACTCAGGAAAGTCAGCAAG GAGGAGGCCTCAGgggggcccccagcccccaaagcCGAGAGCAGTCGAAGCACAGGTGGGGGGCTCATGGAAGAGATGAACGCCATGCTGGCCCGGAG AAGGAAAGCCACACTAGTTGGAGAGAAACCCACCAAGGATGAATCTGCCAAT GAGGAGCCAGAGGCCAGAGTCCCAGCCCACAGTG AACCTGTGCGGAGACCCTGGGAGAAAAACAGCACAACCTTGCCAAG GATGAAGTCATCTTCTTCAGTGACCACTTCCGAGGCCCACCCCTCTACACCCAGCTCCGGTGATGTTGAGTCAGACCTGGAAAGGGTGAAGCAG GAGCTTCTGGAAGAGGTGAGGAAGGAATTGCAGAAAGTGAAAGAGGAAATAATTGAAg CCTTTGTCCAGGAGCTGAGGAAGAGGGGTTCCCCCTGA
- the VASP gene encoding vasodilator-stimulated phosphoprotein isoform X1: protein MSESVICSSRATVMLYDDGNKRWLPAGTGPQAFSRVQIYHNPTANSFRVVGRKMQPDQQVVINCSIMRGLKYNQATPNFHQWRDARQVWGLNFSSKEDAAQFAAGMASALEALEGGGPPAPPPPSQPPAAPATWSVQNGPSPEEVEHQKRQPEHVERERRVSNAGGPPAPPAGGPPPPPGPPPPPGPPPPPGLPPSGVSAAGHGAGGGPPPPPPLPTSSGPSGGGTGAPGLAAAIAGAKLRKVSKQEEASGGPPAPKAESSRSTGGGLMEEMNAMLARRRKATLVGEKPTKDESANQEEPEARVPAHSEPVRRPWEKNSTTLPRMKSSSSVTTSEAHPSTPSSGDVESDLERVKQELLEEVRKELQKVKEEIIEAFVQELRKRGSP from the exons ATGAG TGAGTCGGTTATCTGCTCCAGCCGGGCCACTGTGATGCTTTACGATGACGGCAACAAGCGGTGGCTGCCTGCGGGCACAGGCCCCCAGGCCTTCAGCCGAGTCCAGATCTACCACAACCCCACAGCCAATTCCTTCCGGGTGGTCGGCCGGAAGATGCAGCCAGACCAGCAG GTGGTCATCAACTGTTCCATCATGCGGGGTCTCAAGTATAACCAGGCCACCCCCAACTTCCACCAGTGGCGCGACGCCCGCCAGGTCTGGGGCCTCAACTTCAGCAGCAAGGAGGATGCCGCACAGTTCGCCGCAGGCATGGCCAGTGCCCTAGAGGCCTTGGAAG GAGGTGGGCCTCCAGCGCCGCCGCCACCCTCACAGCCACCCGCCGCACCTGCCACCTGGTCTGTCCAGAATGGGCCCTCCCCAGAGGAGGTGGAGCATCAGAAAAG GCAGCCAGAGCACGTGGAGCGGGAGCGCAGGGTCTCCAATGCAG GAGGGCCACCTGCTCCCCCAGCTGGGGGACCGCCCCCGCCTCCAGgacctccccctcctccaggtcctcccccaccccctggcctgcCCCCATCCGGGGTCTCAGCTGCAGGGCATGGAGCAGGGGGaggcccaccccctccaccccctctccccacatcaTCAGGCCCCAGTGGTGGCGGGACTGGGGCCCCCGGCCTGGCCGCAGCCATTGCTGGAGCCAAACTCAGGAAAGTCAGCAAG CAGGAGGAGGCCTCAGgggggcccccagcccccaaagcCGAGAGCAGTCGAAGCACAGGTGGGGGGCTCATGGAAGAGATGAACGCCATGCTGGCCCGGAG AAGGAAAGCCACACTAGTTGGAGAGAAACCCACCAAGGATGAATCTGCCAAT CAGGAGGAGCCAGAGGCCAGAGTCCCAGCCCACAGTG AACCTGTGCGGAGACCCTGGGAGAAAAACAGCACAACCTTGCCAAG GATGAAGTCATCTTCTTCAGTGACCACTTCCGAGGCCCACCCCTCTACACCCAGCTCCGGTGATGTTGAGTCAGACCTGGAAAGGGTGAAGCAG GAGCTTCTGGAAGAGGTGAGGAAGGAATTGCAGAAAGTGAAAGAGGAAATAATTGAAg CCTTTGTCCAGGAGCTGAGGAAGAGGGGTTCCCCCTGA
- the VASP gene encoding vasodilator-stimulated phosphoprotein isoform X2 encodes MSESVICSSRATVMLYDDGNKRWLPAGTGPQAFSRVQIYHNPTANSFRVVGRKMQPDQQVVINCSIMRGLKYNQATPNFHQWRDARQVWGLNFSSKEDAAQFAAGMASALEALEGGGPPAPPPPSQPPAAPATWSVQNGPSPEEVEHQKRQPEHVERERRVSNAGGPPAPPAGGPPPPPGPPPPPGPPPPPGLPPSGVSAAGHGAGGGPPPPPPLPTSSGPSGGGTGAPGLAAAIAGAKLRKVSKQEEASGGPPAPKAESSRSTGGGLMEEMNAMLARRRKATLVGEKPTKDESANEEPEARVPAHSEPVRRPWEKNSTTLPRMKSSSSVTTSEAHPSTPSSGDVESDLERVKQELLEEVRKELQKVKEEIIEAFVQELRKRGSP; translated from the exons ATGAG TGAGTCGGTTATCTGCTCCAGCCGGGCCACTGTGATGCTTTACGATGACGGCAACAAGCGGTGGCTGCCTGCGGGCACAGGCCCCCAGGCCTTCAGCCGAGTCCAGATCTACCACAACCCCACAGCCAATTCCTTCCGGGTGGTCGGCCGGAAGATGCAGCCAGACCAGCAG GTGGTCATCAACTGTTCCATCATGCGGGGTCTCAAGTATAACCAGGCCACCCCCAACTTCCACCAGTGGCGCGACGCCCGCCAGGTCTGGGGCCTCAACTTCAGCAGCAAGGAGGATGCCGCACAGTTCGCCGCAGGCATGGCCAGTGCCCTAGAGGCCTTGGAAG GAGGTGGGCCTCCAGCGCCGCCGCCACCCTCACAGCCACCCGCCGCACCTGCCACCTGGTCTGTCCAGAATGGGCCCTCCCCAGAGGAGGTGGAGCATCAGAAAAG GCAGCCAGAGCACGTGGAGCGGGAGCGCAGGGTCTCCAATGCAG GAGGGCCACCTGCTCCCCCAGCTGGGGGACCGCCCCCGCCTCCAGgacctccccctcctccaggtcctcccccaccccctggcctgcCCCCATCCGGGGTCTCAGCTGCAGGGCATGGAGCAGGGGGaggcccaccccctccaccccctctccccacatcaTCAGGCCCCAGTGGTGGCGGGACTGGGGCCCCCGGCCTGGCCGCAGCCATTGCTGGAGCCAAACTCAGGAAAGTCAGCAAG CAGGAGGAGGCCTCAGgggggcccccagcccccaaagcCGAGAGCAGTCGAAGCACAGGTGGGGGGCTCATGGAAGAGATGAACGCCATGCTGGCCCGGAG AAGGAAAGCCACACTAGTTGGAGAGAAACCCACCAAGGATGAATCTGCCAAT GAGGAGCCAGAGGCCAGAGTCCCAGCCCACAGTG AACCTGTGCGGAGACCCTGGGAGAAAAACAGCACAACCTTGCCAAG GATGAAGTCATCTTCTTCAGTGACCACTTCCGAGGCCCACCCCTCTACACCCAGCTCCGGTGATGTTGAGTCAGACCTGGAAAGGGTGAAGCAG GAGCTTCTGGAAGAGGTGAGGAAGGAATTGCAGAAAGTGAAAGAGGAAATAATTGAAg CCTTTGTCCAGGAGCTGAGGAAGAGGGGTTCCCCCTGA
- the OPA3 gene encoding optic atrophy 3 protein has translation MGTEDIPGPRRLSPASSHIDPGPVYHWAEMRAKMSIMGFNAEAVKPLNEEAAAELGAQLLGEATIFIVACSCLVLEYWRQKSQHRRKKRQQRIAWDSMRDQVDHLALVLEALQMQVQQAAAPPALEELRKQMQEVRAQLCIQDQDGDEPSSPQAQPTPEE, from the exons ATGGGCACGGAGGACATTCCAGGGCCCCGAAGGCTGTCTCCTGCTTCGTCACACATAGACCCTGGCCCAG TGTACCACTGGGCGGAGATGCGGGCCAAGATGAGCATCATGGGCTTCAATGCTGAAGCCGTGAAGCCGCTGAACGAGGAGGCGGCCGCAGAGCTGGGCGCCCAGCTTCTGGGCGAGGCCACCATCTTCATCGTGGCCTGCAGCTGCCTAGTGCTGGAGTACTGGCGCCAAAAGTCGCAGCACCGCCGCAAGAAGAGGCAGCAGCGCATCGCCTGGGACTCGATGCGAGACCAGGTGGACCACCTGGCGCTGGTGCTGGAGGCGCTGCAGATGCAGGTGCAGCAGGCGGCGGCACCGCCCGCGCTGGAGGAGCTGCGGAAGCAGATGCAAGAGGTGCGAGCCCAGCTCTGCATCCAAGACCAAGATGGGGACGAGCCCTCCTCGCCCCAGGCGCAACCCACGCCTGAGGAATAG